One Rhizobiales bacterium GAS188 DNA window includes the following coding sequences:
- a CDS encoding tRNA-Thr(GGU) m(6)t(6)A37 methyltransferase TsaA, giving the protein MPPALIDAQRSGTRVTEGLRPNEEAVGLPEAPQAQLYFIGRIRTPFATRRDCPRRGDLAGPLCRVEIDEPWLRALTGIERHERLQLLYWMHLARRDLVLQNPRGEGLTQGTFALRSPVRPNPIASSIVALERVEGATLLVRGLDCVDGTPLIDVKPEYCPRA; this is encoded by the coding sequence ATGCCGCCAGCTCTCATAGATGCGCAACGATCGGGCACTCGGGTTACCGAAGGCTTGCGCCCGAACGAGGAGGCGGTCGGCCTCCCGGAAGCACCGCAGGCGCAGCTCTATTTCATCGGGCGCATCCGGACGCCCTTTGCGACGCGTCGGGATTGTCCGCGCCGCGGCGATCTCGCGGGGCCGCTCTGCCGTGTCGAGATCGACGAGCCCTGGCTGCGGGCGCTGACCGGCATCGAGCGCCATGAGCGCCTTCAGCTTCTCTACTGGATGCATCTGGCGCGCCGCGACCTCGTGCTGCAGAATCCGCGGGGCGAGGGGCTGACGCAGGGCACCTTCGCGCTGCGCTCGCCCGTGCGGCCCAATCCGATCGCATCCTCGATCGTCGCCCTGGAGCGGGTCGAGGGGGCGACCTTGCTGGTGCGCGGCCTCGACTGCGTCGACGGCACTCCGCTGATCGACGTCAAGCCGGAATACTGCCCGCGCGCTTGA
- a CDS encoding NAD(P)-dependent dehydrogenase, short-chain alcohol dehydrogenase family gives MSTTTTGAIYPDLENRSVLVTGGGSGIGEAVVRAFARQKSKIGFIDINAEASHKLAGELGAAGATVHFEHCDLTDIAALRASISRIKEAHGPVAVLVNNAAHDERHKTEDVTPEYWDGRIAVNLKHQFFAAQAVLPDMKANGGGSIVNFGSTSWMIGQGGMAAYTAAKSAVLGLTRSLARDFGPFNIRVNAIAPGWIMTQRQIDLWLTPEAEKELMQRQCLKRKLYPPEMAKVVLFLASEEASACTNQHYVVDGGWV, from the coding sequence ATGTCCACAACGACGACAGGCGCGATCTATCCCGATCTCGAGAATCGCTCGGTTCTCGTCACTGGCGGCGGCAGCGGCATCGGCGAGGCCGTGGTGCGCGCCTTCGCCCGGCAGAAGTCGAAGATCGGCTTCATCGACATCAACGCCGAGGCCTCGCACAAGCTCGCGGGCGAGCTCGGCGCGGCCGGCGCGACCGTGCATTTCGAGCATTGCGATCTGACCGATATCGCGGCCTTGCGCGCCAGCATCTCGCGCATCAAGGAGGCGCATGGTCCGGTCGCCGTGCTGGTCAACAATGCGGCCCATGACGAGCGTCACAAGACCGAGGACGTGACGCCGGAATATTGGGACGGCCGGATCGCGGTCAATCTCAAGCATCAATTCTTCGCAGCCCAGGCCGTGCTGCCGGACATGAAGGCCAATGGCGGCGGATCGATCGTCAATTTCGGCTCGACCTCATGGATGATCGGCCAAGGCGGCATGGCGGCCTATACGGCGGCGAAATCAGCGGTCCTGGGGCTGACGCGGTCGCTGGCGCGCGATTTCGGCCCGTTCAATATCCGCGTCAACGCCATCGCGCCCGGCTGGATCATGACGCAGCGCCAGATCGACCTGTGGCTCACGCCCGAGGCCGAGAAGGAATTGATGCAGCGCCAATGCCTGAAGCGCAAACTCTATCCGCCCGAGATGGCCAAGGTCGTCCTGTTCCTCGCATCCGAGGAGGCGAGCGCCTGCACCAACCAGCATTACGTCGTGGATGGCGGCTGGGTGTAA
- a CDS encoding putative hydrolase of the HAD superfamily has translation MHVTAQAPEASSGSRDFAHVESWIFDLDNTLYPAGSPVWPQIDARITAFVAGLFGIDGMSARALQKYYYQRYGTTLRGLMIEHDLDPKRFLDFAHDIDRSMLKADLELADAISALPGRRYILTSGSHGHAMKTAACLEIDHLFDGMFDIAAGDFIPKPDERTYLRFIERFGVDPKRAAMFEDIPRNLEVPHRLGMKTVLVVPKAANADRDAWEGEGGTARFVDHRTDDLAAFLKRLLA, from the coding sequence ATGCATGTGACGGCACAAGCGCCCGAAGCCTCGTCAGGCTCGCGGGATTTTGCGCATGTGGAGAGCTGGATCTTCGATCTCGACAACACGCTCTATCCGGCCGGCAGCCCCGTCTGGCCGCAGATCGATGCACGCATCACGGCTTTCGTGGCCGGCCTGTTCGGCATCGACGGCATGTCGGCCCGAGCGCTGCAGAAATATTATTATCAGCGCTACGGCACGACCTTGCGCGGCCTGATGATCGAGCATGACCTCGATCCCAAGCGCTTCCTCGACTTCGCCCATGACATCGATCGCTCGATGCTGAAGGCGGATCTCGAGCTTGCCGACGCCATATCGGCGCTGCCCGGCCGGCGCTATATCCTGACTTCGGGCTCGCACGGGCACGCGATGAAGACCGCCGCCTGCCTCGAGATCGATCACCTGTTCGACGGCATGTTCGACATCGCGGCCGGCGACTTCATTCCCAAGCCCGACGAACGTACTTATTTGCGCTTCATCGAGCGTTTCGGCGTCGATCCGAAGCGAGCGGCGATGTTCGAGGATATTCCGCGCAATCTCGAAGTGCCGCATCGCCTCGGCATGAAGACCGTGCTGGTCGTGCCGAAGGCGGCGAATGCCGATCGCGACGCCTGGGAAGGCGAAGGCGGCACGGCGCGCTTCGTCGACCATCGCACCGACGACCTCGCCGCCTTCCTGAAGCGGCTGCTTGCATGA
- a CDS encoding Threonine/homoserine efflux transporter RhtA → MAGLSAERLIPPAFVFLWSTGFVTARLVAGHTEPFTFLIWRFAIAGLVLAAVSGLAKVSWPRGPLAFATPMFAGVLIHGAYLGGVFWSVEHGLPAGVSALIASLQPILTAALARPLLGETVSLRRWCGIAAASVGALLVISPKLGLVGEGAIPVAPAAICFLGMVALTLGTFFQKRFGGALDMRAGIALQYAGACVLLLPFALVFEQGRIEPIPQVMFGLAWSIFGMSIVAILMLLHMIRKGAVAAVSSLFFLVPALSSLMAFLMFGERLTLVQILGLALAVIGVCVASRG, encoded by the coding sequence ATGGCCGGGCTCTCCGCCGAACGCCTCATCCCGCCTGCCTTCGTCTTCCTGTGGTCGACGGGCTTCGTGACGGCGCGGCTGGTCGCCGGCCATACGGAGCCTTTCACCTTCCTGATCTGGCGCTTTGCCATAGCGGGCCTTGTGCTCGCTGCGGTGTCAGGCCTTGCCAAGGTCAGCTGGCCGCGCGGCCCGCTCGCCTTCGCAACTCCGATGTTCGCCGGCGTGTTGATCCATGGAGCCTATCTCGGAGGCGTGTTCTGGTCGGTCGAGCATGGCTTGCCGGCCGGCGTCTCGGCCTTGATCGCCAGCCTGCAGCCGATCCTCACGGCGGCGCTGGCACGACCGCTGCTCGGCGAGACGGTCAGTTTGCGGCGCTGGTGCGGCATCGCTGCCGCTTCGGTCGGCGCGCTTCTCGTCATCTCGCCCAAGCTCGGCCTCGTCGGCGAGGGCGCGATCCCGGTCGCGCCGGCCGCCATCTGCTTCCTCGGCATGGTGGCCCTGACGCTCGGCACCTTCTTCCAGAAGCGCTTCGGCGGCGCGCTCGACATGCGTGCCGGAATCGCGCTGCAATATGCGGGCGCCTGCGTCCTCCTCCTGCCATTCGCGCTCGTTTTCGAGCAAGGCCGCATCGAGCCGATCCCGCAGGTCATGTTCGGCCTCGCCTGGTCGATCTTCGGCATGTCGATCGTCGCGATCTTGATGCTGCTCCACATGATCCGCAAAGGCGCGGTGGCGGCCGTCTCCTCGCTCTTCTTCCTGGTGCCGGCGCTGTCGTCGCTGATGGCCTTCCTGATGTTCGGCGAGCGGCTCACCCTCGTGCAGATCCTCGGCCTCGCTCTCGCCGTGATCGGCGTCTGCGTGGCGAGCCGCGGATAG
- a CDS encoding Amino acid synthesis, giving the protein MATAIRKILVMLDETHLEAGQQISPPTRRAVACAVIANPFAGRHVQDLGPLIEIGAELGDLLTRHCLAALGIEGAKAESFGKAAIVGENGELEHAAALLHPKMGAPVRAALGKGPALIPSAKKRGGPGTAIDVPLGHKDAAFVRSHFDAIEARVQDAPRADEIVVAIAITDSGRPLARIGGLAKHEIKGEDGLR; this is encoded by the coding sequence ATGGCGACTGCGATCCGGAAAATCCTCGTCATGCTCGACGAGACCCATCTCGAGGCCGGCCAGCAGATCTCGCCGCCGACGCGGCGGGCCGTCGCTTGCGCCGTCATCGCCAATCCCTTCGCGGGACGCCATGTTCAAGATCTCGGGCCGCTCATCGAGATCGGCGCCGAGCTCGGCGACTTGCTGACCCGCCACTGCCTTGCGGCGCTCGGCATCGAGGGGGCCAAGGCCGAGAGCTTCGGCAAGGCGGCGATCGTCGGCGAGAATGGCGAGCTCGAACACGCCGCAGCCTTGCTGCACCCCAAGATGGGTGCGCCGGTGCGGGCAGCGCTCGGCAAAGGCCCGGCCTTGATCCCCTCGGCCAAGAAGAGGGGCGGACCGGGCACCGCGATCGACGTGCCGCTCGGCCATAAGGACGCGGCCTTCGTGCGCTCGCATTTCGATGCGATCGAGGCACGGGTGCAGGATGCGCCGCGCGCGGACGAGATCGTGGTGGCGATCGCGATCACCGATTCCGGGCGGCCGCTGGCGCGCATCGGCGGCCTCGCCAAGCATGAGATCAAAGGCGAAGACGGGTTGAGGTAG